One segment of Anthonomus grandis grandis chromosome 1 unlocalized genomic scaffold, icAntGran1.3 Chromosome35, whole genome shotgun sequence DNA contains the following:
- the LOC126749406 gene encoding uncharacterized protein LOC126749406 isoform X1 yields the protein MYRMYKDVCRVKNVKTVTLEKYRSIFRENKLSFFVPKKDQCKTCLAQKNISEEDKNEKEATFKRHLEKKEAARKVRDDDKATAKENPHILAFNFDLQAVLTTPKGSAGQIFYLRKLAVYNLNIYNLANQDVRCYVWDETQGKRGANEIASCINDFIMSHNGISAVRMMSDSCGGQQKNSIFAAMCLQLCANHPTLLTVDHQFFETGHTEMECDSIQSKIERKAKHVPVYTPDCWAQVIRDSRISPQPFVVKNFMFDDFLDFKTFSVDSYYFSKIPWRNVCFLHYEKGEPSKISYRTNFAEEYKHVDCCKPIGNRGRPKQSLLHRAYQEIYP from the coding sequence ATGTATAGAATGTACAAAGATGTCTGTAGAGTTAAAAATGTAAAGACTGTTACCCTAGAAAAATATCGGTCTATTTTTAgggaaaataaattaagtttctttGTTCCTAAAAAAGATCAATGCAAGACATGTCttgcacaaaaaaatatatctgaagaggacaaaaatgaaaaagaagcaacatttaaaagacatttggaaaaaaaagaagcAGCTAGAAAGGTTCGAGATGATGATAAAGCTACAGCAAAAGAAAATCCCCACATTTTAGCATTTAATTTTGATCTTCAGGCCGTTTTGACTACTCCAAAAGGCTCTGCTGGACAAATATTCTACTTGAGAAAATTGGCGGtgtacaacctaaatatttaCAACTTGGCCAATCAGGATGTAAGATGTTACGTTTGGGACGAAACACAAGGTAAGAGGGGAGCTAATGAGATAGCATCATGTATTAACGATTTTATCATGTCCCATAATGGGATATCAGCTGTTCGAATGATGTCTGACAGCTGCGGAGGGCAACAAAAGAACAGTATTTTTGCAGCTATGTGTCTCCAACTTTGCGCTAACCACCCAACTTTATTAACAGTGGATCATCAATTCTTCGAAACTGGCCACACAGAAATGGAGTGCGACTCTATTCAGTCTAAAATCGAGAGGAAGGCGAAACACGTTCCAGTCTATACACCTGACTGTTGGGCGCAAGTTATTCGTGACTCGCGCATATCTCCACAGCCATTTGTTGTCAAGAATTTTATGTTTGATGACTTTTTAGATTTCAAAACATTTTCTGTAGACTCttattattttagtaagatTCCCTGGAGAAATGTATGCTTTCTTCACTATGAGAAAGGTGAGCCCTCAAAAATATCTTACAGGACCAACTTTGCTGAAGAGTATAAACATGTAGATTGTTGTAAGCCGATAGGAAATCGAGGACGTCCGAAGCAAAGTTTATTGCACAGAGCCTACCAAGAGATCTACCCATAA
- the LOC126749406 gene encoding uncharacterized protein LOC126749406 isoform X2 has translation MYRMYKDVCRVKNVKTVTLEKYRSIFRENKLSFFVPKKDQCKTCLAQKNISEEDKNEKEATFKRHLEKKEAARKVRDDDKATAKENPHILAFNFDLQAVLTTPKGSAGQIFYLRKLAVYNLNIYNLANQDVRCYVWDETQAVRMMSDSCGGQQKNSIFAAMCLQLCANHPTLLTVDHQFFETGHTEMECDSIQSKIERKAKHVPVYTPDCWAQVIRDSRISPQPFVVKNFMFDDFLDFKTFSVDSYYFSKIPWRNVCFLHYEKGEPSKISYRTNFAEEYKHVDCCKPIGNRGRPKQSLLHRAYQEIYP, from the exons ATGTATAGAATGTACAAAGATGTCTGTAGAGTTAAAAATGTAAAGACTGTTACCCTAGAAAAATATCGGTCTATTTTTAgggaaaataaattaagtttctttGTTCCTAAAAAAGATCAATGCAAGACATGTCttgcacaaaaaaatatatctgaagaggacaaaaatgaaaaagaagcaacatttaaaagacatttggaaaaaaaagaagcAGCTAGAAAGGTTCGAGATGATGATAAAGCTACAGCAAAAGAAAATCCCCACATTTTAGCATTTAATTTTGATCTTCAGGCCGTTTTGACTACTCCAAAAGGCTCTGCTGGACAAATATTCTACTTGAGAAAATTGGCGGtgtacaacctaaatatttaCAACTTGGCCAATCAGGATGTAAGATGTTACGTTTGGGACGAAACACAAG CTGTTCGAATGATGTCTGACAGCTGCGGAGGGCAACAAAAGAACAGTATTTTTGCAGCTATGTGTCTCCAACTTTGCGCTAACCACCCAACTTTATTAACAGTGGATCATCAATTCTTCGAAACTGGCCACACAGAAATGGAGTGCGACTCTATTCAGTCTAAAATCGAGAGGAAGGCGAAACACGTTCCAGTCTATACACCTGACTGTTGGGCGCAAGTTATTCGTGACTCGCGCATATCTCCACAGCCATTTGTTGTCAAGAATTTTATGTTTGATGACTTTTTAGATTTCAAAACATTTTCTGTAGACTCttattattttagtaagatTCCCTGGAGAAATGTATGCTTTCTTCACTATGAGAAAGGTGAGCCCTCAAAAATATCTTACAGGACCAACTTTGCTGAAGAGTATAAACATGTAGATTGTTGTAAGCCGATAGGAAATCGAGGACGTCCGAAGCAAAGTTTATTGCACAGAGCCTACCAAGAGATCTACCCATAA